A genomic region of Erythrobacter sp. SCSIO 43205 contains the following coding sequences:
- a CDS encoding mechanosensitive ion channel family protein — protein MTINPDIVTLTYAEQGLIWLRTNITDIAGGIAVLVIGLFIGSVIARWVLRGLSNSSSMDISIARIIAKVVKYAIWAVVFLTVLAQFGVETTSIIAALGGAALAVGLALQGTLSNVASGVMIMTQRPFRVGEAIMVGGITAQVEEIGLFTTKLKQFDGLFVMMPNNEIWNQPITNYTRNPVRRFELVVGIGYDDSMKEARDALLALAHADERVLDDPEPAAFVASLDDSSVGIGLRVWCKTDDYLALSWDLTEAAKATFDEKGISIPFPQRVVTTMAA, from the coding sequence ATGACCATCAATCCGGATATTGTTACTCTCACCTATGCCGAGCAGGGCCTGATTTGGCTGCGCACAAATATAACGGACATTGCTGGCGGCATCGCGGTTTTGGTGATTGGCCTGTTTATCGGGAGCGTCATTGCCCGCTGGGTTTTGCGCGGGCTCAGCAATTCATCCAGCATGGATATTTCTATCGCGCGTATCATCGCGAAGGTGGTGAAATATGCGATCTGGGCCGTCGTCTTTTTGACAGTGTTGGCACAGTTCGGTGTCGAGACAACCAGTATCATCGCAGCGCTCGGCGGCGCGGCGCTTGCCGTGGGTCTGGCGTTGCAGGGCACGCTTTCCAATGTGGCCTCAGGCGTGATGATCATGACGCAGCGTCCATTTCGTGTTGGCGAGGCGATTATGGTTGGTGGTATTACTGCACAGGTCGAAGAGATTGGTCTGTTTACGACCAAGTTAAAGCAGTTCGACGGGCTCTTTGTCATGATGCCCAACAATGAAATCTGGAATCAGCCGATCACCAATTACACGCGCAATCCAGTGCGCCGTTTCGAGCTTGTCGTGGGCATTGGCTATGACGATTCCATGAAAGAGGCGCGTGACGCCCTGCTTGCACTGGCTCATGCTGATGAGCGTGTGCTGGACGATCCGGAACCTGCCGCATTCGTCGCATCGCTTGATGACAGTTCGGTCGGTATCGGCCTTCGCGTCTGGTGCAAGACGGACGATTATCTTGCGCTTTCATGGGATCTTACCGAAGCGGCGAAAGCCACATTCGACGAGAAAGGTATCAGCATCCCATTCCCGCAGCGCGTCGTTACGACGATGGCTGCTTAA
- the rplL gene encoding 50S ribosomal protein L7/L12, with product MADIAKLVEELSKLTVLEAAELAKALEEEWGVSAAAAVAVAAPAGGGDAGGAAEEKDEFDVILTGDGGKKIQVIKEVRGITGLGLTEAKGLVEGAPKPLKEGVSKAEAEEIKGKIEAAGGTVELK from the coding sequence ATGGCTGATATTGCCAAGCTTGTTGAAGAACTTTCGAAGCTGACCGTCCTTGAGGCAGCTGAACTTGCCAAAGCACTCGAAGAAGAGTGGGGCGTTTCTGCAGCGGCTGCTGTTGCTGTTGCTGCACCTGCTGGTGGCGGCGACGCTGGCGGCGCTGCTGAAGAAAAAGACGAATTCGACGTCATCCTCACCGGCGACGGTGGCAAGAAGATCCAGGTCATCAAAGAAGTCCGCGGCATCACTGGCCTCGGCCTCACCGAAGCCAAGGGTCTTGTCGAAGGCGCACCAAAGCCTCTCAAAGAAGGCGTCTCGAAAGCAGAAGCCGAAGAGATCAAAGGCAAGATCGAAGCAGCCGGCGGTACCGTCGAGCTCAAGTAA
- the rplJ gene encoding 50S ribosomal protein L10, producing the protein MDRSQKTEAVAQLNAVFNEVGVVVVTRNLGLTVDQSTDLRGKMREAGATYKVAKNRLAKLALKDTDYVGLEEFLTGPTALAWSEDPVAAAKAAVEFAKSNDKLEIVGGSMGSQVLDEAGIKALASMPSLDELRGTIVGLVNAPATKIAQVATAPANKLARVLGAYAASEAA; encoded by the coding sequence ATGGATCGTTCGCAAAAGACCGAAGCCGTTGCCCAGCTCAACGCTGTTTTCAACGAAGTTGGCGTGGTGGTTGTCACCCGCAACCTCGGCCTGACGGTGGACCAGTCCACTGATCTGCGCGGAAAGATGCGTGAAGCAGGTGCAACTTACAAGGTTGCGAAGAACCGTCTTGCAAAGCTCGCCCTGAAAGACACCGATTACGTTGGCCTTGAGGAATTCCTCACCGGTCCAACCGCGCTGGCATGGTCTGAAGACCCTGTCGCAGCTGCCAAAGCTGCTGTTGAGTTCGCCAAGTCGAACGACAAGCTGGAAATCGTTGGTGGATCGATGGGCAGTCAGGTTCTCGACGAAGCCGGGATCAAGGCGCTTGCCTCGATGCCAAGCCTCGACGAGCTGCGTGGCACGATTGTTGGTCTGGTCAATGCACCTGCGACGAAGATCGCTCAGGTTGCAACCGCACCTGCCAACAAGCTGGCCCGCGTTCTTGGGGCATACGCTGCCTCAGAAGCCGCTTAA
- a CDS encoding MATE family efflux transporter encodes MQNPAPRTTPTWGEELRATFALAAPLAGANLLQMLTYAVDVIFIARLGDEPLAASALAVSLFGLVLWAMTSLIGAVAALIAEAVGAGGPTLRPVRRSVRMALWLAVITGVIGMGLCLLLEPIMRATGQQAGIITMARDYNYIIIFSLIPMLAAGALRYFVSALGRPIFATAITGLGIFVNAFANYALIFGNFGAPQLGLMGAGIATIMTSLVVLGAYILAIRFDPKLHRYHVFGRWWSPDWDRFWQIVRVGTPIGLTVTAEAGIFGAAAFLMGRFGASELAGHTVALQLAALAFQVPFGVGQAVTIRVGYFYGARDPLGVMRAGWVALAISTGFMACTASAMVIAPYTLLSIYVDPYAAKNAALVGFALQYLVMAAAFQLVDGVQAVAAGALRGLQDTRVPMWIAIFSYWVPGIGLSIGLGFFTPLEGVGVWVGLATGLATAAVLLLWRWMARERLGLVRQPL; translated from the coding sequence GTGCAAAATCCTGCACCCCGGACGACCCCGACATGGGGCGAGGAACTGCGCGCAACATTCGCGCTTGCCGCGCCGCTTGCTGGTGCAAACTTGCTGCAAATGCTGACCTATGCGGTCGATGTGATCTTTATCGCGCGGCTTGGCGATGAACCCTTGGCGGCCTCGGCCCTGGCGGTATCATTGTTCGGGCTGGTGTTGTGGGCGATGACATCGCTTATCGGAGCGGTCGCCGCGCTGATCGCTGAGGCGGTCGGAGCGGGCGGACCGACGCTGCGACCTGTTCGGCGTTCGGTGCGCATGGCGCTGTGGCTCGCGGTCATCACGGGCGTTATCGGGATGGGGCTGTGCCTTTTGCTCGAACCGATTATGCGCGCCACCGGTCAGCAAGCGGGCATCATCACCATGGCGCGCGACTACAATTACATCATCATCTTCTCGCTTATCCCGATGCTCGCGGCAGGAGCTCTGCGTTATTTCGTATCTGCGCTCGGGCGGCCGATTTTTGCCACCGCGATCACGGGCCTTGGCATCTTTGTAAACGCCTTTGCTAACTACGCGCTGATCTTTGGCAATTTCGGCGCGCCGCAGCTGGGATTGATGGGCGCAGGCATTGCGACAATCATGACCTCTCTGGTTGTGCTTGGCGCTTATATTCTGGCCATCAGGTTCGATCCAAAACTTCACCGCTATCATGTGTTCGGGCGCTGGTGGTCGCCCGATTGGGATCGCTTCTGGCAGATTGTCCGGGTTGGGACTCCCATTGGCCTCACCGTCACCGCTGAGGCTGGCATCTTCGGTGCTGCCGCCTTTCTGATGGGCCGGTTTGGTGCAAGCGAGCTTGCCGGCCACACCGTCGCGCTGCAACTGGCTGCACTCGCTTTCCAAGTGCCGTTTGGAGTGGGGCAAGCGGTCACCATTCGCGTGGGCTATTTCTATGGCGCGCGCGATCCATTGGGCGTGATGCGCGCAGGCTGGGTAGCGCTTGCGATCTCGACCGGATTTATGGCCTGCACGGCAAGCGCCATGGTGATTGCGCCTTACACGCTGTTATCGATCTACGTTGATCCCTACGCCGCCAAGAACGCAGCCCTTGTAGGCTTCGCCTTGCAATACCTCGTTATGGCAGCCGCATTCCAGCTGGTCGACGGCGTTCAAGCGGTGGCTGCGGGCGCTTTACGCGGGCTTCAGGATACGCGCGTGCCGATGTGGATCGCGATTTTCAGCTATTGGGTGCCCGGTATTGGCCTTTCCATCGGGCTTGGCTTTTTCACCCCGCTTGAAGGCGTAGGCGTGTGGGTCGGCCTTGCCACCGGGCTAGCCACTGCCGCCGTCTTGCTGTTGTGGCGCTGGATGGCGCGGGAGCGTTTGGGACTTGTGAGACAGCCGCTTTAA
- the groES gene encoding co-chaperone GroES, which yields MAFRPLHDRVLVRRIEADTKTAGGIIIPDSAQEKPSEGEVVAVGEGVRDDDGDRIPLDVKAGDRVLFGKWGGTEVKIDGEDLLIMKESDIMGIIG from the coding sequence ATGGCATTTCGTCCACTTCACGACCGCGTTCTGGTCCGTCGCATCGAAGCCGACACAAAGACCGCAGGCGGCATCATTATCCCTGACAGCGCTCAAGAAAAGCCATCGGAAGGCGAAGTCGTCGCTGTTGGCGAAGGCGTGCGCGACGATGACGGCGACCGCATCCCTCTCGATGTGAAAGCCGGTGACCGCGTTCTGTTCGGCAAATGGGGCGGCACCGAAGTCAAAATCGACGGTGAAGACCTCCTCATCATGAAGGAAAGCGACATCATGGGGATCATCGGCTGA
- a CDS encoding CZB domain-containing protein, whose product MEANDLIEQIDAAIGAHGSWKVRLRSAIASGSSDANPYAVSCDDQCAFGKWLYDDKLPPAVKAGIPYSVIKRLHADFHRTAGRVLREALDGNTQSAQTVFEGEFADKSATLVRALLKWKRELS is encoded by the coding sequence ATGGAAGCAAATGACCTCATTGAACAAATAGATGCTGCAATCGGAGCGCACGGCTCTTGGAAGGTGCGACTTCGCTCCGCGATTGCATCTGGTTCAAGCGATGCGAACCCATATGCCGTAAGCTGCGATGATCAATGTGCCTTTGGCAAATGGTTATATGACGACAAGCTGCCCCCAGCTGTGAAGGCAGGCATACCCTATTCGGTGATCAAGCGACTTCATGCCGATTTTCACCGAACCGCCGGACGGGTTTTGCGCGAAGCCTTGGACGGCAACACCCAATCTGCACAAACTGTGTTCGAGGGGGAATTTGCCGACAAATCAGCAACGCTCGTCAGAGCACTACTGAAGTGGAAACGCGAGCTGTCCTAA
- the groL gene encoding chaperonin GroEL (60 kDa chaperone family; promotes refolding of misfolded polypeptides especially under stressful conditions; forms two stacked rings of heptamers to form a barrel-shaped 14mer; ends can be capped by GroES; misfolded proteins enter the barrel where they are refolded when GroES binds) has translation MAAKDVKFGREAREGILRGVDTLANAVKVTLGPKGRNVVIDKSFGAPRITKDGVSVAKEIELKDKFENMGAQMLKEVASKTNDLAGDGTTTATVLGQAIAREGMTAVAAGMNPMDLKRGIDTATAKVVENLKSRSKEVAGSAEIAQVGVISANGDKEVGEKIAEAMEKVGKEGVITVEEAKGLEFELDVVEGMQFDRGYLSPYFITNPDKMTVELDNPYILINEGKLSSLQAMLPVLEAAMQSGRPLLIIAEDIEGEALATLVVNKLRGGLKVAAVKAPGFGDRRKAMLQDISILTKGELVSEELGITLDKVTLDMLGEAKRVTIDKDNTTIVDGAGSEDDIKARVGEIRAQIETTTSDYDREKLQERLAKLAGGVAVIKVGGASEVEVKERKDRVDDALHATRAAVEEGIVPGGGTALLYATKALEGLKGDNDDQTRGIDIVRRAIMAPVRQIAENAGHDGAVVSGNLLREGDETQGFNAATDTYENLVEAGVIDPTKVVRTALQDAASVAGLLITTEAAITDAPEDKAAPAMPDMGGMGGMGGGMGF, from the coding sequence ATGGCTGCAAAGGACGTAAAGTTCGGCCGCGAAGCACGCGAAGGCATTCTTCGTGGTGTGGATACGCTCGCAAACGCTGTTAAAGTAACCCTCGGCCCGAAAGGCCGTAATGTCGTAATCGACAAAAGCTTTGGCGCACCACGCATCACCAAAGACGGTGTTTCGGTTGCCAAGGAAATCGAACTGAAAGACAAGTTCGAAAACATGGGCGCTCAAATGCTCAAGGAAGTTGCGTCGAAAACCAACGACCTTGCTGGTGACGGCACCACCACTGCAACCGTTCTTGGCCAAGCGATCGCTCGCGAAGGCATGACCGCTGTTGCTGCTGGCATGAACCCAATGGATCTGAAGCGCGGCATCGACACTGCGACTGCGAAGGTCGTTGAGAACCTCAAGAGCCGTTCGAAAGAAGTCGCTGGCTCTGCTGAAATCGCACAGGTCGGCGTAATCTCTGCCAATGGCGACAAGGAAGTCGGCGAGAAGATCGCTGAAGCCATGGAAAAGGTCGGCAAAGAAGGTGTTATCACCGTCGAAGAAGCCAAAGGTCTCGAATTTGAACTCGACGTTGTCGAAGGTATGCAATTCGACCGTGGCTATCTCTCGCCATACTTCATCACCAACCCTGACAAGATGACGGTTGAACTGGACAATCCATACATCCTCATCAACGAAGGCAAGCTCTCCAGCCTGCAAGCCATGCTTCCAGTGCTCGAAGCTGCGATGCAGTCGGGCCGTCCGCTTCTCATCATCGCCGAAGACATCGAAGGCGAAGCGCTGGCGACCCTCGTGGTCAACAAGCTGCGCGGTGGTTTGAAAGTGGCTGCGGTCAAGGCTCCGGGCTTTGGCGATCGTCGTAAAGCCATGCTGCAAGACATCTCGATCCTTACCAAAGGCGAGCTGGTCAGCGAAGAGCTTGGCATCACGCTTGATAAAGTCACGCTCGATATGCTCGGCGAAGCCAAGCGCGTCACAATCGACAAGGACAACACCACCATCGTCGATGGCGCTGGCTCGGAAGACGACATCAAGGCACGCGTTGGCGAAATCCGCGCGCAAATCGAAACCACCACCAGCGATTACGACCGTGAGAAACTGCAAGAGCGTCTTGCGAAACTCGCAGGCGGCGTTGCCGTGATCAAGGTTGGCGGTGCTTCTGAAGTTGAAGTGAAAGAGCGCAAGGACCGCGTTGATGATGCGCTTCACGCCACGCGTGCAGCGGTTGAAGAAGGCATCGTGCCTGGCGGCGGTACTGCACTTCTCTACGCAACCAAAGCGCTTGAAGGCCTCAAAGGCGACAATGACGACCAGACCCGCGGCATCGACATCGTTCGCCGCGCGATCATGGCACCGGTTCGTCAGATCGCTGAGAACGCTGGTCACGACGGTGCGGTTGTTTCTGGCAACCTGCTTCGTGAAGGCGACGAAACCCAAGGTTTCAACGCTGCGACCGACACTTATGAAAACCTCGTTGAAGCTGGCGTGATCGACCCAACCAAAGTTGTTCGCACCGCGCTTCAGGACGCAGCTTCTGTTGCTGGCCTTCTCATCACCACCGAAGCGGCGATCACCGACGCTCCGGAAGACAAAGCGGCTCCTGCAATGCCTGATATGGGCGGCATGGGCGGCATGGGCGGCGGCATGGGCTTCTAA
- the rpoB gene encoding DNA-directed RNA polymerase subunit beta, protein MATKAKATRSREAKGTAKRRIRKIFGDIHEVVDMPNLIEVQRESYEFFLRSNKETGYVSGLEKTLRSVFPIRDFAGTAELDFVHYELEEPKYDTTECRQRGITYAAPMKVTLRLIVFEVDQETETRSVLDIKEQDVYMGDMPLMTENGTFIVNGTERVIVSQMHRSPGVLFDHDRGKTHSSGKLLFAARVIPYRGSWLDFEFDAKDIVNVRIDRKRKLPVTALLYALGLDSEGILHHFYDIMKWERAKDGWTIPFVPENWRGAKPAFPLVDAKTGEEVFPANQKISPRAANKAAKDGLETLLLPTEEVVGRYAAYDMINEQTGSIYIEAGDEVTLEHVEALDEAGFDAIELLDIDEINTGPWIRNTLKVDKAENRDEGLEAIYKVMRPGEPPTKETAEALFEGLFFDGERYDLSAVGRVKLNMRLGLDAEDTVTTLRKEDILAVVKELVDLKDGKGEVDDIDNLGNRRVRSVGELLENQYRVGLLRMERAVKERMSSVDVSTVMPNDLINAKPAVAAVREFFGSSQLSQFMDQTNPLSEVTHKRRVSALGPGGLTRERAGFEVRDVHPTHYGRICPIETPEGPNIGLINSLASFSRVNKYGFIETPYRQVKDNKVTGDVIYLSAMEEQKHTVAQASAELNDDGTFVEELISARQSGDNLMAPSDQITLMDVSPKQLVSVAASLIPFLENDDANRALMGSNMQRQAVPLVKAEAPWVGTGMEETVARDSGAAIAAKRGGIVDQVDATRIVIRAIGDVEPGQSGVDIYTLQKFQRSNQSTCINQRPLVKVGETVEPGDIIADGPSTDLGELALGKNSLVAFMPWNGYNYEDSILISERIVKDDVFTSIHIDEFEVMARDTKLGPEDITRDIPNVGEEALRNLDEAGIVYIGAEVHPGDILVGKITPKGESPMTPEEKLLRAIFGEKASDVRDTSLRLPPGVAGTVVEVRVFNRHGIEIDDRTRAIQNEEIERLRKDAADERNILNRATYNRLRDMLLGQVVAAGPKGVKKGIDISEQVLEDVERHEWFQFAVADDARQTQLEAIKSQYDEAAKMIDDKFEDRKEKLERGDELAPGVLKMVKVFVAVKRKLQPGDKMAGRHGNKGVISRILPVEDMPFLEDGTPVDLVLNPLGVPSRMNVGQIFETHLGFAARGLGMDIAEKLEEWKRDNPNAEEDYADAKPPEAVIERLKDVYGEQYFEDLESRSTASIVELATNLKAGVPMGTPVFDGAREADVTDYLVKAGVDSSGQSVLFDGRTGEAFDRKVTVGIIYMLKLHHLVDDKIHARSIGPYSLVTQQPLGGKAQFGGQRFGEMEVWALQAYGAAYTLQEMLTVKSDDVVGRTKVYEAIVKGDDTFEAGIPESFNVLVKEMRSLGMNVELTSLGDEDEDGDGFAEAAE, encoded by the coding sequence ATGGCAACAAAGGCGAAAGCAACCCGCAGCCGCGAGGCAAAGGGTACCGCAAAGCGGCGCATCCGTAAGATTTTTGGCGACATCCACGAAGTCGTCGATATGCCCAACCTCATCGAAGTGCAGCGGGAAAGCTACGAGTTCTTCCTGCGCTCGAACAAGGAAACGGGCTATGTGTCGGGTCTGGAAAAGACCCTGCGCAGCGTTTTCCCGATTCGCGACTTTGCCGGCACCGCAGAGCTCGACTTTGTTCACTACGAACTCGAAGAGCCAAAGTACGACACGACCGAGTGTCGCCAGCGCGGCATCACTTACGCAGCGCCTATGAAGGTCACGCTTCGCCTGATCGTGTTCGAAGTCGATCAGGAAACCGAAACCCGCTCGGTTCTCGATATTAAAGAGCAAGACGTTTACATGGGCGATATGCCGCTCATGACTGAGAACGGCACCTTTATCGTCAACGGCACCGAGCGTGTGATCGTCTCGCAAATGCACCGTTCTCCCGGCGTCCTTTTCGACCACGACCGCGGCAAGACGCACTCGTCTGGCAAGCTCCTGTTTGCAGCGCGCGTCATCCCTTATCGTGGTTCATGGCTCGACTTTGAATTTGACGCGAAAGACATCGTCAACGTTCGCATCGACCGTAAGCGGAAGCTTCCGGTGACTGCGCTTCTCTATGCGCTTGGCCTCGATAGCGAAGGCATCCTTCACCACTTCTACGATATTATGAAGTGGGAACGCGCGAAGGATGGCTGGACCATTCCATTCGTCCCTGAAAACTGGCGCGGTGCGAAGCCTGCCTTCCCGCTGGTGGACGCAAAGACCGGCGAAGAGGTATTCCCCGCGAACCAGAAGATTTCTCCGCGCGCTGCCAATAAAGCGGCAAAGGACGGTCTTGAAACGCTCCTCTTGCCCACAGAGGAAGTTGTAGGCCGCTATGCCGCTTATGACATGATCAATGAGCAAACCGGCTCGATCTATATCGAAGCGGGTGATGAGGTGACGCTTGAGCACGTTGAGGCTCTTGATGAAGCGGGCTTTGACGCGATTGAGCTTCTCGACATTGACGAGATCAATACCGGTCCATGGATCCGCAACACGCTCAAAGTCGACAAGGCTGAAAACAGGGACGAAGGTCTTGAGGCAATCTACAAGGTCATGCGTCCGGGTGAACCGCCTACCAAGGAAACCGCAGAAGCTTTGTTCGAAGGTCTGTTCTTCGATGGTGAGCGCTATGACCTTTCTGCGGTTGGCCGTGTGAAGCTGAATATGCGTCTGGGCCTTGATGCCGAAGACACTGTGACGACGCTGCGCAAGGAAGACATCCTTGCCGTGGTCAAAGAGCTTGTCGATCTGAAAGACGGCAAGGGCGAAGTTGACGACATCGACAACCTCGGCAACCGCCGTGTTCGCTCGGTTGGTGAGCTTCTTGAGAACCAATACCGCGTTGGTCTGCTGCGCATGGAGCGTGCGGTTAAAGAACGTATGAGCAGCGTCGATGTGTCGACGGTGATGCCGAACGACCTCATAAACGCAAAGCCGGCTGTTGCTGCGGTGCGTGAGTTCTTTGGCTCATCGCAATTGTCGCAGTTCATGGACCAAACCAACCCGCTGTCCGAAGTCACTCACAAACGCCGCGTATCGGCGCTTGGCCCGGGCGGCTTGACGCGTGAGCGCGCAGGCTTTGAAGTCCGCGACGTTCACCCGACACACTACGGTCGTATCTGCCCGATTGAAACGCCCGAAGGCCCGAACATCGGCCTGATCAACTCGCTGGCATCGTTCAGCCGGGTGAACAAATACGGCTTTATCGAGACGCCTTACCGTCAGGTCAAAGACAACAAGGTGACCGGTGATGTGATCTACCTTTCCGCGATGGAGGAGCAGAAGCACACCGTTGCGCAGGCGTCGGCTGAACTCAACGATGACGGCACCTTCGTCGAAGAGCTGATCTCGGCGCGTCAATCGGGCGACAACCTGATGGCGCCAAGCGATCAGATCACTTTGATGGACGTCTCGCCAAAGCAGCTCGTTTCGGTTGCAGCATCGCTCATTCCATTCCTGGAAAACGATGACGCGAACCGTGCACTGATGGGCTCGAATATGCAGCGTCAGGCTGTGCCGCTTGTTAAGGCCGAAGCGCCTTGGGTCGGCACCGGCATGGAGGAAACCGTGGCGCGCGATTCTGGCGCTGCGATTGCTGCGAAACGCGGTGGTATCGTCGACCAGGTGGACGCGACCCGGATCGTGATCCGTGCGATCGGCGATGTCGAACCCGGCCAATCGGGCGTCGACATTTACACGCTGCAGAAATTCCAACGCTCCAACCAGAGCACCTGCATCAACCAGCGTCCGCTGGTGAAAGTGGGTGAGACGGTTGAGCCGGGCGATATTATCGCTGACGGTCCATCGACGGACCTGGGTGAGCTGGCACTGGGCAAGAACAGCCTCGTCGCCTTTATGCCCTGGAATGGCTACAACTATGAGGACTCGATCCTCATTTCAGAGCGTATCGTGAAAGACGACGTCTTCACCTCGATTCACATCGATGAATTCGAAGTGATGGCCCGCGACACCAAGCTTGGCCCGGAGGATATCACCCGCGACATTCCGAACGTCGGTGAAGAAGCTCTGCGCAACCTCGATGAAGCAGGCATTGTTTACATCGGCGCAGAAGTGCATCCTGGTGACATTCTCGTCGGCAAGATCACGCCAAAGGGTGAAAGCCCGATGACGCCGGAGGAAAAGCTCCTTCGCGCTATCTTTGGTGAGAAAGCTTCTGACGTTCGTGATACCTCCCTGCGTCTGCCACCCGGCGTGGCTGGCACCGTTGTTGAGGTTCGCGTCTTCAACCGTCACGGTATCGAAATCGACGACCGTACCCGTGCAATCCAGAACGAAGAAATTGAACGTCTTCGCAAGGACGCAGCGGACGAGCGCAACATCCTCAACCGTGCAACCTACAACCGTCTTCGCGATATGCTGCTTGGCCAAGTGGTCGCAGCAGGTCCGAAAGGCGTGAAGAAGGGCATCGATATCTCCGAGCAAGTGCTCGAAGATGTTGAGCGTCACGAGTGGTTCCAATTCGCGGTTGCTGACGATGCGCGTCAAACGCAATTGGAAGCCATCAAGTCGCAATATGACGAAGCGGCCAAGATGATCGACGACAAGTTCGAAGATCGCAAAGAGAAGCTGGAGCGCGGCGATGAGTTGGCTCCGGGCGTTCTCAAGATGGTCAAAGTCTTCGTCGCGGTGAAGCGCAAGCTGCAACCGGGCGACAAGATGGCTGGTCGCCACGGGAACAAGGGTGTGATCTCTCGCATCCTGCCTGTCGAAGATATGCCGTTCCTCGAAGACGGTACGCCGGTTGACCTCGTATTGAACCCACTGGGTGTGCCCTCGCGTATGAACGTCGGGCAAATCTTCGAAACCCACCTTGGTTTTGCAGCGCGCGGTCTTGGCATGGATATCGCTGAGAAGCTCGAAGAGTGGAAACGTGACAATCCAAATGCCGAAGAAGACTACGCCGATGCCAAGCCGCCAGAGGCCGTGATCGAGCGTTTGAAAGACGTTTACGGTGAGCAGTACTTCGAGGACCTCGAAAGCCGCTCGACCGCAAGCATCGTCGAACTCGCAACCAACCTCAAGGCCGGTGTCCCAATGGGTACGCCAGTCTTTGACGGTGCGCGCGAAGCGGACGTAACCGACTATCTTGTAAAGGCTGGCGTAGACAGCTCAGGCCAGTCGGTCCTGTTTGACGGACGCACGGGTGAAGCCTTCGACCGCAAGGTCACCGTTGGCATCATCTATATGCTCAAGCTGCACCACTTGGTCGACGACAAGATCCACGCTCGCTCAATCGGCCCATACTCGCTCGTCACCCAGCAGCCGCTTGGTGGTAAGGCGCAGTTTGGTGGTCAGCGCTTCGGGGAAATGGAGGTATGGGCTCTGCAAGCATATGGCGCTGCCTACACGCTGCAGGAAATGCTCACCGTCAAATCGGACGATGTCGTGGGTCGGACCAAGGTCTACGAAGCCATCGTCAAAGGCGACGACACCTTCGAGGCAGGCATTCCGGAGAGCTTTAACGTTCTCGTCAAGGAAATGCGCTCGCTGGGCATGAACGTCGAACTCACATCTCTCGGTGACGAGGATGAGGACGGCGACGGCTTCGCGGAGGCTGCGGAGTAG